One segment of Blastocatellia bacterium DNA contains the following:
- a CDS encoding glutamate-cysteine ligase family protein, protein MPFQFILPATPIAPGEAINTATDFARFFAAGSRPASDWAVGAELELIGFTADTLERLGPQQIQAVIRGFDDQISRRVVEHGYVTEALLDDAAARRRGDAGKEEAYDQGTTVAAPPRRRAAASPLGRLTLEPGGQVEFSGAAQASLVEIERGLRQFTGRLAEIAAVEKLIFVTLGFDPLRQSGEQRWIPKARYQIMRPYLKARGARAWDMMCRTAAIQVNLDYSDLEDLARKFQLATRLAPVAAAMFANSPFENGKLSGYKSTRYRAWLDTDPDRTGPSPVGLGDDFSIERFVDYVAGVPMFFVRREGDYIDLAGHSFSEYLAGCGCPMTPIFQDFTDHLTTIFTEARLKPHIEQRSMDCGSTEMVMGAMAFWKGLMYDQAALQEAMRLAPRLTRGEYAALQLDVARRGLDASIKNLPLIAIAGEAIEIARAGLQRIAAAETPYLDLLEERVTRERLTNADILIRNFEGTWHGDIRKAIADCGLRIAD, encoded by the coding sequence ATGCCATTTCAATTCATCCTTCCGGCCACACCGATTGCGCCCGGCGAGGCGATCAACACGGCGACCGACTTCGCGCGCTTCTTCGCCGCCGGCAGCCGACCGGCGAGTGACTGGGCGGTTGGCGCCGAGCTGGAATTGATCGGCTTCACTGCCGACACGCTCGAACGCCTCGGCCCGCAACAAATCCAGGCGGTCATCCGCGGCTTTGACGATCAGATCAGCCGCCGCGTCGTCGAGCATGGCTACGTCACCGAAGCTCTGCTCGACGACGCGGCGGCGAGGCGACGCGGGGACGCGGGGAAAGAAGAAGCATACGATCAGGGAACCACGGTCGCCGCGCCGCCGCGCCGCCGCGCCGCCGCGTCGCCTCTGGGGAGGCTGACTTTAGAGCCGGGCGGGCAGGTCGAATTTTCGGGCGCGGCGCAGGCTTCGCTGGTTGAAATTGAGCGCGGCCTGCGGCAATTCACCGGACGGCTGGCTGAGATTGCCGCCGTCGAAAAGCTGATCTTTGTGACGCTCGGCTTCGACCCGTTGCGGCAGAGCGGAGAGCAGCGATGGATTCCTAAAGCGCGCTACCAGATCATGCGGCCTTACTTGAAAGCGCGCGGCGCGCGCGCCTGGGACATGATGTGCCGCACGGCAGCCATTCAAGTCAATCTGGATTACAGCGACCTCGAAGACCTCGCCCGCAAGTTTCAACTGGCGACGCGATTGGCGCCGGTCGCCGCGGCGATGTTTGCCAACTCGCCGTTTGAAAACGGCAAGCTGTCGGGATACAAATCCACACGCTATCGCGCATGGCTCGACACCGACCCCGACCGCACGGGGCCGTCGCCGGTGGGTCTCGGTGATGACTTCAGCATCGAGCGGTTTGTTGATTATGTCGCCGGTGTGCCGATGTTCTTCGTGCGGCGCGAAGGCGATTACATTGATCTGGCGGGCCATTCGTTCAGCGAGTACCTGGCCGGTTGCGGCTGCCCGATGACGCCAATCTTTCAAGACTTCACTGACCACCTGACGACGATCTTCACCGAAGCGCGCCTGAAGCCGCACATCGAGCAGCGCAGCATGGATTGTGGCTCGACCGAGATGGTGATGGGGGCGATGGCCTTTTGGAAAGGCTTGATGTACGACCAGGCGGCGCTGCAAGAAGCCATGCGGCTGGCGCCACGGCTGACGCGCGGCGAGTATGCGGCGCTTCAGCTGGACGTGGCGCGGCGCGGGCTTGATGCTTCGATCAAAAACCTGCCACTCATCGCGATTGCCGGCGAAGCGATTGAAATTGCCCGCGCCGGTTTGCAGCGCATCGCCGCCGCCGAAACGCCTTACCTCGATCTGCTCGAAGAGCGCGTCACGCGGGAACGCCTGACCAACGCCGACATCCTGATCCGCAACTTCGAGGGCACCTGGCATGGCGACATCAGAAAGGCGATTGCGGATTGCGGATTGCGGATTGCGGATTAA
- a CDS encoding SUMF1/EgtB/PvdO family nonheme iron enzyme: protein MARTFDVDAVADHMRRSREFTRAMFDLVIAESDLRRPPADGFRPILWHLGHVGAFESYWVLQRIKGDPTFAPRYDAVFDPIKTPREDANNLPPISEIEGYLDRVREEVLGFLHSIDDDLSQPLLRDGYIFNLIIEHEYQHQETLAYLLQLLAPELKTGSRRQEAGGRKQEAGSSSVVGSSTDAECRTLPPASCLLPPTEAPAADMVYIPGGACEIGSRGYPFAYDNEQPPHIVELNSFRIDRYPVTCGAYAEFIAAGGYRARALWDDAGWAWKEKNEVRAPLYWSRKDDGAPWRVREMFAETALCPDHPVSGVNWYEAMAYARFVSRRLPTEAEWEKAASWDAAAQTKRRFSWGNDPARASVANYNFARWGTTPVTLHAQGASAYGCVDMSGNVWEWTATVFDGYPGFAAYPYPEYSELWFDGDHRVLKGGSWATRLPLMRTSFRNFWRPGFRMAFAGFRCAADA, encoded by the coding sequence ATGGCTCGTACGTTTGACGTGGACGCGGTCGCCGACCATATGCGCCGGTCGCGCGAGTTCACCCGCGCGATGTTTGACCTGGTGATTGCCGAAAGCGACCTGCGCCGCCCGCCCGCCGACGGGTTTCGCCCCATCCTCTGGCACCTCGGCCACGTCGGCGCCTTCGAGTCCTATTGGGTATTGCAGCGCATCAAAGGCGACCCGACCTTTGCGCCGCGCTATGACGCAGTCTTCGATCCCATTAAAACGCCGCGCGAAGACGCCAACAACCTGCCGCCCATTTCCGAGATCGAAGGCTATCTCGACCGCGTGCGCGAAGAGGTGCTGGGCTTTCTGCATTCGATTGATGATGACCTGTCGCAGCCGCTGCTGCGTGACGGCTACATCTTCAATCTGATCATCGAGCATGAATATCAGCACCAGGAGACGCTTGCTTACCTGCTGCAACTGCTCGCGCCGGAATTGAAAACAGGGAGCAGGAGGCAGGAAGCAGGAGGCAGGAAGCAGGAAGCAGGAAGCAGTTCAGTGGTGGGCAGTTCAACGGATGCAGAATGCCGCACCCTGCCTCCTGCCTCCTGCCTCCTGCCTCCTACTGAGGCCCCAGCGGCTGACATGGTTTACATCCCTGGTGGCGCGTGCGAGATCGGCTCGCGCGGTTACCCGTTCGCTTATGACAACGAACAGCCGCCGCACATCGTCGAATTGAATAGCTTTCGCATAGATCGTTACCCGGTGACCTGTGGCGCGTATGCCGAATTCATTGCCGCCGGCGGTTACCGGGCGCGCGCGCTGTGGGACGATGCCGGCTGGGCGTGGAAAGAAAAGAATGAGGTGCGCGCGCCGCTCTACTGGTCGCGCAAAGACGACGGCGCGCCGTGGCGCGTGCGCGAGATGTTTGCAGAGACCGCGCTCTGCCCCGATCATCCGGTGTCGGGCGTGAACTGGTACGAGGCGATGGCTTATGCGCGCTTCGTAAGCCGTCGTTTGCCGACAGAAGCCGAGTGGGAGAAAGCGGCGTCGTGGGATGCGGCGGCGCAGACGAAGCGCCGTTTCAGTTGGGGCAATGACCCGGCCCGCGCAAGCGTTGCCAATTACAACTTCGCCCGCTGGGGGACGACGCCCGTGACGCTGCACGCGCAGGGCGCGAGCGCTTATGGTTGCGTCGACATGAGCGGCAACGTCTGGGAGTGGACGGCGACGGTCTTCGACGGCTACCCAGGATTTGCCGCCTATCCTTATCCAGAGTATTCCGAGCTATGGTTCGATGGCGACCATCGCGTGTTGAAAGGCGGCTCGTGGGCGACACGATTGCCGCTGATGCGGACTTCGTTCCGCAACTTCTGGCGTCCCGGTTTCCGCATGGCCTTCGCCGGTTTCCGCTGCGCGGCGGACGCCTGA
- a CDS encoding EamA family transporter: MNSDTPESAQLLPQSAIRNPQSAMDTPRNPQLTGLLLVLTAAALWGTLGTFYKLSTDTFGLTPLTVVFWRAALAGLVLAIVLGIIFPLLGKGWSALRVRRTDLPVFITFGLLGVTAFYLLYIYAVVLVGVAVAV, translated from the coding sequence ATGAACAGCGACACACCTGAATCAGCACAATTACTTCCGCAATCCGCAATCCGCAATCCGCAATCCGCAATGGACACTCCCCGCAACCCCCAACTTACTGGCCTCTTGCTCGTGCTCACAGCCGCTGCGCTGTGGGGGACCCTTGGCACGTTCTACAAGCTTAGCACCGATACCTTCGGGCTGACCCCTCTCACCGTGGTCTTCTGGCGGGCAGCTCTCGCCGGCCTTGTACTTGCCATCGTCCTCGGCATTATCTTCCCTCTCCTCGGCAAAGGCTGGTCGGCCCTGCGCGTGCGCCGTACCGATCTGCCCGTCTTCATCACGTTCGGCCTCCTCGGCGTCACGGCCTTCTACCTGCTCTACATCTACGCCGTCGTACTGGTCGGCGTGGCCGTGGCGGTC
- the egtD gene encoding L-histidine N(alpha)-methyltransferase codes for MSANPSAAAPHRLTVHRLVGDSAADEFAADVRAGLTARPKALPPKYFYDDLGSKLFEAICRLPEYYLTRAESDILRRHAEAIIEAAGGPARLIELGSGSAEKTRYLIDALLQRQPELHYLPVDISPASLESSSLELLKSYPDLRITAYAADYFTALGALAEAGKSKQDYRHTIALFLGSNIGNLDAQESRAFLRAVRRMLDTGDALLLGADLKKPTSRLIPAYDDALGVTAAFNLNLLARINRELGGDFDIKQFAHRAVYNEDEGRVEMHLVSRAPQTIRLRALDLEIQFAAGETIHTENSYKFDAGQLAAMARDSGFALRRTWHDEAEQFSFNLLAAVSQAS; via the coding sequence ATGTCCGCTAACCCGAGCGCCGCGGCGCCTCACCGCCTGACCGTTCATCGACTGGTCGGCGACAGCGCAGCCGACGAATTCGCCGCCGACGTGCGCGCCGGATTGACTGCCCGGCCAAAGGCTCTGCCGCCGAAATACTTCTACGACGACCTCGGCTCTAAACTTTTCGAAGCCATCTGCCGCCTGCCCGAATATTATTTGACGCGCGCCGAAAGCGACATCCTCAGGCGTCATGCCGAGGCCATCATTGAAGCCGCGGGCGGCCCGGCGCGCTTGATCGAGCTGGGCAGCGGCAGCGCCGAAAAAACGCGCTACCTGATTGATGCGCTCTTGCAGCGCCAGCCCGAGCTGCATTACCTGCCGGTAGACATCTCGCCGGCCAGCCTCGAATCGAGCAGCCTTGAATTGTTGAAGTCGTACCCTGACCTGCGCATCACGGCTTATGCGGCAGACTACTTCACGGCGCTCGGGGCGCTGGCCGAAGCCGGGAAAAGTAAGCAGGATTACCGTCACACGATTGCCCTGTTTCTCGGCTCGAACATCGGCAACCTTGACGCGCAAGAGTCGCGCGCTTTCCTGCGAGCCGTGCGCCGAATGCTCGACACAGGCGATGCGCTGCTGCTCGGCGCGGATTTGAAGAAGCCGACAAGCCGCCTGATCCCGGCTTATGACGACGCGCTCGGCGTGACCGCGGCATTCAATCTCAACCTGCTGGCGCGCATCAATCGTGAGCTTGGCGGCGACTTCGACATCAAGCAGTTCGCGCACCGCGCCGTCTATAACGAGGACGAAGGGCGCGTCGAGATGCATCTGGTCAGCCGCGCGCCGCAAACGATTCGCCTGCGCGCCCTCGACCTTGAAATTCAGTTCGCGGCGGGCGAGACGATTCACACAGAGAACTCGTACAAGTTCGACGCCGGGCAACTCGCCGCCATGGCCCGCGATAGCGGCTTCGCGTTGCGCCGGACGTGGCACGACGAGGCCGAGCAGTTCAGCTTTAACCTGCTGGCGGCGGTCAGCCAAGCATCGTGA